A DNA window from Setaria viridis chromosome 2, Setaria_viridis_v4.0, whole genome shotgun sequence contains the following coding sequences:
- the LOC140221870 gene encoding uncharacterized protein: protein MPITFSREDHWVHLPEPGSYPLVVAPTIDRVLLSKLLIDGDSSRNIIFIETLKCMDFNFERLLPCEDPFYGIVPGKGSYPIGRVILPVKFGTQDNYRTKHLTFEVANFKTSYHAILGKLMLAGFMAIPNHTYLVLKMPAPYGILSVYDDVETSYKCDTEAVQLANTLEYMTNATIMLAESKKLDQNQLAIPEADPMPMALQPNPWALQPTHKSRRYCPKDPFPLSRIDQVVDSTITLNPADQDRTAFITPFRIYCYNTLNFGLKNAITTYQKAIQGCLVEQLHKNVEAYVDDVVAKTKDEENFIADLALTFNSLWAY from the exons atgcccataaccttctccagggaagATCATTGGGTGCACCTCCCCGAGCCCGGGTCCTACCCACTGGTGGTGGCTCCTACCATCGACAGAGTCCTCCTCTCCAAGTTGCTGATTGACGGCGATAGTAGTCGCAACATCATCTTCATCGAGACCTTGAagtgcatggacttcaacttcgagCGGCTCCTTCCCTGTGAGGACCCGTTCTACGGCATAGTGCCCGGCAAGGGATCCTATCCCATCGGGAGAGTCATCTTGCCGGTCAAATTCGGCACCCAGGACAACTACCGCACTAAGCACCTCACATTCGAGGTGGCCAACTTCAAGACCTCCTATCACGCCATCTTAGGCAAGCTGATGCTGGCGgggttcatggcaatccccaaccATACCTATctcgtcctcaagatgccaGCCCCGTATGGCATCCTCTCCGTCTACGATGATGTCGAGACATCCTACAagtgcgacacagaagctgtgcAGCTTGCTAACACCCTTGAGTACATGACCAACGCCACCATAATGCTTGCTGAGTCCAAGAAACTGGACCAGAACCAGCTGGCGATTCCAGAAGCGGACCCAATGCCCATGGCGCTGCAGCCTAACCCATGGGCACTGCAGCCTACCCACAAGTCAAGAAG gtactgccctaaggaccccttccctctttctCGCATCGACCAAGTCGTGGACTCCACG atcaccCTCAACCCCGCCGACCAAGATAGGACTGCATTCATAACGCCCTTTCGCATCTACTGCTATAATACCCTGAACTTCGGGTTGAAAAACGCCATCActacctaccagaaggcaatccagggttgcctcgtGGAGCAACTACACAAGAACGtggaggcctacgtcgacgatgTAGTCGCCAAaaccaaagatgaagaaaacTTCATCGCCGACCTCGCCCTAACTTTCAATAGCCTTTGGGCCTAttga
- the LOC117844180 gene encoding uncharacterized protein, with translation MPCTRRRRVVQQAEHANGLPPSPMAVTRGRISSIIDLLPPDLMPLIERHLGFVDRLAFATACGATPRRLLKPGLPWLVIQYKAPEKAATLFSPADRCAVAVRSPGPSMHGHAVSMGSSGGWLATADARGGLHLARPVTGEQAELPAITTIPFVRPVDSDGRSFSVDRMAFMRTRVVLSVSGASPRHGSSYDAAMLILDMHHGFPAFASAEDPVWRLASSRAGIEDAIHHAGRFYSVTYAGEVEVWERHR, from the exons ATGCcatgcacgcgccgccgccgggtggtGCAGCAGGCAGAGCACGCGAATGGCCTCCCGCCGTCGCCGATGGCCGTCACCCGCGGCCGGATCAGCTCCATTATTGACCTTCTCCCGCCTGATCTGATGCCCCTGATCGAGCGCCACCTCGGCTTCGTCGACCGTCTCGCCTTCGCCACGGCCTGcggcgccacgccgcgccgcctgctGAAGCCGGGGCTGCCGTGGCTCGTCATCCAGTACAAGGCCCCCGAAAAGGCGGCGACGCTCTTCTCCCCCGCCGACcggtgcgccgtcgccgtccgatCCCCCGGCCCGTCCATGCACGGGCACGCCGTCTCCATGGGTTCCTCGGGCGGGTGGCTTGCCACCGCCGACGCGCGCGGGGGCCTGCACCTCGCACGCCCGGTCACCGGCGAGCAGGCGGAGCTCCCGGCCATCACCACCATCCCTTTCGTCCGCCCGGTGGACTCCGACGGCCGCTCGTTCTCCGTCGACAGGATGGCCTTCATGCGGACTCGG GTCGTCCTCTCCGTCTCCGGCGCCTCCCCGCGCCATGGTAGCAGCTACGACGCCGCCATGCTCATCTTGGACATGCACCACGGCTTCCCGGCCTTCGCGTCGGCCGAGGACCCCGTGTGGAGGCTGGCATCCTCCCGCGCCGGCATCGAGGACGCGATCCACCACGCTGGCCGGTTCTACTCCGTCACGTacgccggcgaggtcgaggtGTGGGAGCGCCACCGGTGA